TCGCGCCCGTGACGTCCGCACTGCGCGCCAACTGGCCGCGGATCGTGCACGGCTCCCGACTTCGTGCGGTGTACTCACTGGACGCCACGGCACAGGAGCTGCTGTTCGTCTTCGGTCCGATGCTCGGCGCGATCATGGTCAGTTTCGCGAGTCCACGGGCCGGTCTGCTGGCCTGCGCGGTCACGGCGGCGGCAGCGATCTGGTGGTTCGGTCTGAGCCAGCAGTCCGGCGTACCGCATGACGAAGAGGCTGGTCCGCGTCCCACTGCCTGGCAGCTGGTGGTCCATCCGCACCGGACGCCGATCCTGATCGCCTGGGCGTGTCTGGTGATGGGGTTCGCGTCGATGTCGCTCGGCATGGTCGCCGTCGCGGACGAGCACGGCAACCGGCTGATCGCGGGCATTCTCGAGACGGTCGCAGCGGTCGGCAGTGTGACCGGCGGCGTGATCAACGGCGCCCTGCCCGGCGGACGTACGTCGTCCGTGTGGCGGCGGATGCTGTTGCTCGCCGCACTGGTCGCCGTCTGCATCTTCGCGACGTCGTCCGTGGTTGCGTTGGCGATCGGGATGTTCGCCGCCGGCTGCATGATCGCGCCGACGGTGGCTGCCCTCTACGAACGCATCGGCGCGCTCACGCCGACGTCCGCGCACACCGAGATCTTCGGGTGGGCGCAGAGCGGTGGAATGGTTGGCTCGGCCGTCGGATCCGCCGTCGCCGGCGCAGTGGTCGAGGCGTTCGGCGTTCGCTACGCGTGGGTCCTGACCGCGGGCCTCACCGTGCTCGCGACCCTGTCCCTGCTCCGTGTTCCGCCCCATCGGCCGCTCGACACCAGCGCCGTCGACGGCGCCGCGGTCGCCGCGTAACGCACGCGATAGTTCGCCTCCAGTACACCGCCGTCGCGGGCGCACATCGAGATCAGCTGCAGGTGCCGCCGGTCCAGGAGCATGCCGCGACCCGCGGGGACCGGGTGGATGAGCAGGGAGATCTCGTCGAGCAGGCGCCATCGCAGCAGCGAGCGGACCAAGGTCAGGCTGCCGATCACGCGCAGGTCGTCACCCGGCACGGCCTTGAGAGCCGACAGCACCCGGCGGGTGTCGCCCTGCAGCATCTCGGTGCCGGGGCGTGCAACGACGGGACGGGATCCGACGACGAGGTTCCGGGTGTGCTCGAGTCCGTCGAGCGAACCGGCGTACCGCTCGAACGTACGCCGGCCCCACAGCACGGTCCCGTCCTCGGGCATCAGTTGCCCGATCGCCGGTCGTGCCAGCCACTGCTCCGGTCGTTCGACGATGCCGTCCTCGGACATGCACAGCCTGCCCACGATGTTCCGCATACCACCTGAGATGCAGGTAATGCCTCGAAGGTTATGTCCGGCGGCCGCGGTGCAGTTCGGTCTCCAGGGCGTCGAGCCGGTTCGTCCAGAACTTGCGGTACTGGTCCAGCCAGCTGTCGATCTCCCGCAGCGGCTCGGGGTCGACGGCGTACAGCCTCCGCGTGCCGTCGACGGTCACGGTCGCGAACCCGTTGTCACGCAGCACTCTGAGGTGCTGGGACACGGCCGGCTGGCTGATGCCGAACTCCGCGCCGATCGTGCCGGCGATACTGCCGGCCGGCAGCTCGCCGTCGGCGAGCAGCTCCAGGATCCGGCGCCGGACCGGGTCGCCGAGAATGTCGAACGCGTGCACCGGTACAGTATTTCAGCGATGACTTATATGGACAAGTACCGCTGACCGGTTGCTGGTCAGCCGGTAGGCAACGGTCAGGTCACGGCTAGAATGAACCGAACGACTACGCCTGGTGCAACGCCGCACGGCGTACCGCAACCAGTGGTTTGAGGAGAAACACTGTGGGACGCGTCGTACACAAGTACGGCGGTTCTTCGGTCGCCGACGCCGATTGCATCAAGCGCGTGGCCCAACGGATCGTCGCGACAAAGAAGGCCGGGAACGACGTCGTGGTGGTCATCTCCGCCATGGGCGACACGACCGACGAACTGATGGACCTGGCCCAGCAGGTCTCTCCGCTGCCCCCGCCGCGCGAGCTCGACATGCTGCTCACCTCGGGTGAGCGGATCTCGGCCGCGCTGCTGGCGATGGCGATCGCCAACCTGGGGTACGAGGCCCGCAGCTTCACCGGATCGCAGGCCGGCGTGATCACGACCGCCGCGCACGGCAACGCGCGCATCATCGACATCACGCCGGGCCGGATCGAGGACGCGCTCGGCGAGGGCCACATCGCGATCGTGGCTGGTTTCCAGGGCGTCGCCCAGGACACCAAGGACATCACCACGATGGGCCGCGGCGCCTCCGACACCACCGCGGTGGCGCTGGCCGCCGCGCTGGAGGCCGACTACTGCGAGATCTACACCGACGTGGACGGCATCTTCACCGCGGACCCGCGGATCGTGCCGGCCGCTCAGCAGATCCCGAAGATCTCCTACGAGGAGATGCTCGAGATGGCTGCCTGCGGCGCCAAGGTGCTGCACCTGCGCTGCGTCGAGTACGCGCGGCGTTACAACGTCCCCGTCCATGTGCGTTCCTCCTTCTCGCAGAAGGAAGGCACCTGGGTCGTCGATGCGAAGGAACTGGATCAGATGGAACAGGCGATCATCTCCGGCGTCGTGCAGGACCGCGGCGAAGCCAAGATCACGGTGGTCGGCGTGCCCGACAAGCCGGGTGAGGCGGCCCGGATCTTCGAGACGGTCGCCGGTGCCGACACCAACATCGACATGATCGTGCAGAACGTGTCCGCGGTCGCCACGAACCGCACCGACATCTCGTTCACGCTGCCCCGCGCCGACGGCGCCCGGGCGATGTCCGCGCTGGCGCGGATGAAGGACGAGGTGGGCTATGAGCAGTTGCTGTACGACGACCAGATCGGAAAGGTCTCCGTCGTCGGGGTCGGAATGCGCTCGCACCCGGGCGTTTCCGCGAAGTTCTTCTCCGCGCTCGCCGACGCCGGCGTGAACATCGAGATGATCTCCACCTCGGAGATCCGGATCTCGGTGGTCGTGGACGAGAACCTGGTGGATGCTGCCGTGACCGCGGCGCACACCGCATTCGATCTGGACGACGAGCACACCTCGGCTGTCGTGTACGGAGGAACTGGACGGTGACCCCTGTGAGCGCTGTGGAGAACACGATCGAGGACCGGACGGGTCTGCCTTCCCTGGCGGTGGTCGGTGCGACCGGCGCCGTCGGGACGGTGATGCTGACCTTGCTCTCGACCAGGCAGAACGTCTGGGGAGAGATCCGGCTGATCGCCTCCGAGCGCTCCGCGGGCAAGCGGCTCAAGGTCCGCGGCGAGGAGGTCGAGGTCGTCGCGATCAGCGAGCAGGCCTTCGACGGCATCGACGTGGCGATGTTCGACGTACCGGACGAGGTGTCGGCGCACTGGGCGCCGATCGCGGCCGCCAAGGGCGCCGTCGTGGTGGACAACTCCGGCGCGTTCCGGATGGACCCGGACGTGCCGCTGGTGGTCCCCGAGGTGAACGCCGAGGCGGCCCGGAACCGGCCGAAGGGCATCATCTCCAACCCGAACTGCACGACGCTGTCGATGATCGTCGCGATGGGCGCGCTGCACCACCGCTACGAGCTCGAGCAGCTCGTGGTGGCGTCGTACCAGGCCGCGTCCGGTGCCGGGCAGTCCGGGATCGACACGTTGTACGACCAGCTCGCCAAGGTGGCCGGCAACCGCGAGCTGGGGAGCACTCCGGGCGATGTCCGGCGTCTGGTCGGCAACGACCTCGGCCCGTTCGCGGCCCCGCTGGCGCTGAACGTCGTACCGTGGGCCGGCTCGCTCAAGGACGACGGCTGGTCGTCGGAGGAGCTGAAGGTCCGCAACGAGTCCCGCAAGATCCTCGGCCTGCCGGACCTCAAGGTGTCCGCGACCTGCGTACGGGTCCCGGTCGTCACCACGCACTCGCTGTCGGTGCACGCCCGGTTCGTCCAGGAGGTCGACGCCGACGGCGCCCGCGAGGTACTGCGGGACGCTCCTGGCGTGCTGCTGTTCGACAACCCGGCCGAGGGTGAGTTCCCGACGCCGGCCGACGTGGTCGGCACCGACCCGACCTGGGTCGGCCGGATCCGCAAGTCGCTCGACGACCCGAACGCGCTGGAGCTGTTCGTCTGCGGCGACAACCTCCGCAAGGGCGCGGCACTGAACACCGCCCAGATCGCCGAGGTCGTCGCGAAGGAGTTCATCCCCGCCCAGGCCTGAACCCGAGCCGAATGTCCTACGCGAGGGTGGTGTGGGGTGCGGCCTCACAACAGCCTGAGAGGCTCTACAGCCAGTTCTCCCGGGCTGCGTGCAGGGCGAGCTGGAAGCGGGTGCTGGCGCCGGTGCGGTTCATCAGGCGCTCCAGGTAGCGGAAGAACGTCCGGCGGCTGATACCGAGCGTGCGGGCGATGGTGTCGTCCGCTGCGCCGGTCGCCAGCAACGCCAGCAGGCGGCGCTCGATCGGCTCCAGGCGGTCGTCCTCGGTGCCCACCGAAGCGTGCAGTGGCAGCGCGTTGCGCCAGCACAGCTCGAACATCCCGATCAGCGCGGACAGCAGGCTGCTCGGCCGGATGATCAGCAGCGACCGGTTCACGTCGGTGTCGCGCGCGGACATCGACACGAACGCGATCGCGCCGTCGATGATCGTCAGCTTCGCCGGTACGTCGGGTAGCACCCGCGCCTGCTCACCGGCCTCCACACAAGGAAGGATGTTCTCGGTCAGGTAGCCCGGCACCTCGACGGACTCCGGCGAGTACACGACCCGGTAGGAGACGCCGCGGCGGAGCTGGTCGATCTCCTCCTGGTTCGGTCCGCCGATGTAGTACGGCGGGGAGTCGATGGCCAGGATCTCGCGCTGGACGCCGCTCTTGATCTGGTGGATCCGCTCGACGATCGCGCTGCCGGTGACGACCTCGATGAGGTGCGTGGTCGACTCGTTGTGCACGGTCCGGCGGAATTCGTCGTACGCGTTCAGGACCTCGATCCGGGCCTGCTTCAGCTCGGACTCGCGGCGCAGTGTCATCGCCTCCAGGCCCGCGTCCGGCGGCACCGGCAGGTAGCGCGAGTGGTCCGAACCGGATCGCCTGGCCAACCCGGCCTGCACCAGGCCGCCCAGGGTGGCGTCGATCGAGCGTTCCCGGTCGGGGACCGCCTCGCCCAGTTCGGTGATCGACGACGGGCCGGTCCGCAGCAGATGCTGGTAGACCTTGATCTCGTCGTCGTTGAGCCCGAGCACCTTCAAATGGCCGACACGCTCCGTGTCCGTTGTGCTCACAAAGCTCCCCTCCCTTCCGGCTGCTGTCACCGTCCGCTACCGCCCTTCCAGCCTAGACGGGACGGTCCAGGGCCGTCGGCACTGAACGTGTCGACGTCAATGCACGCAGCGATATTTGTTGTCCTGTCAGCATTATTGTGCCGTGTCACCATCTGGCCACCCTTTCCGCGCAGTAGTGAGCGAGAATTGAGGTCCAGCAGCCCGGCGACGGACCACCTGAGCGCCGCCGGGCTGCTGTTCCAATTCTGGCCCGAGTTGGCTGTCTCGTCAGCGGAGCCTGTTTCGGTTGGGTCTCGATCCCGGCGCATCGGTGCCCTCGCACTTCCGTGCCATCACTGGCTGTGCTGGAGGGTGTACAAAATGTGGCATCTCCAATCGTGAGGCCGATGAGGAGGAGTGCCCGATGCGACCGGTTCCGCCCTGTGCCGCCGACCGTACCGGTGCCGCCGTCCCCAGCGCCCGCGGGTCCTTGCAGGGATCCCGGCGGGCGTTGTCCTCCTGCGGTCTCCGGTCCGTCCCCACACCTGCTGCGCGCACCTGCCGGCGTCCGCAGCCGCTCTGGGGACGGATTGAGGGTGCGATGACCGCCGCCCTGGTCATCGTGCCGGCCGATCCGGCGCGGCTGTCCGCTACCGCCCACTGCGGACGTGCTCCCGGATCGACGGTGGAACCCCAGGGGGTGCTGAAGGGTGCTCCGTGGATGGTGAGGCTGTCCATGGGGAGCGCGGATGTGATGTTGCGTGTCACGTCCGCCGCCCGGCACGCCCCGGCCAGGACGCACTTCCTGGGGTCCCGCCCATAACACCCGTGCCCGCTGACCTCTCTGGTCACGCGGCCGGTGTGACAGGTCACGTCAACTTCGGACGGCGGGGTAGCGTCGTACATCGTGAATTGACCGCGATTTGACTTGGCTGGAAGGCGTTTTGGTCGTCCCCGGCTGTCAAATGTATATTCCGGATAACGATCGGCGAAGGACGACGCAGGTGTTGTGGTTGCAGCGGGGTACGACGTTCGGTAGCCGTCCGTACGTCGTTGCTCACTAAGGAGGACCGCTGTGTCGTCGGCGTCCGTGCCGATCCGCTACTCTGCTTCCCGGTCTGCGTGGCACGTCGCCGTACCCCGGGCGGCTACCGTCGAAACCCAGGTGATCGGCCATCGTGGATCCAACCTTCCGGCAGAGAGAGGCATCGCCTGAATGAACGCGACTAGCGTCGACGAGGAGTTCAACCCGTCGGTGCACGTGTACGAACCACACAAGGTCGGTCTGCCGAAACTGCGCCCGTACTTCAGGGCGTTGTGGCAGCGGCGGGAGTTCGCAGCGGAGATGTCCCGGACCAACATCCGGGCCGCCAAC
This Kribbella sp. NBC_00482 DNA region includes the following protein-coding sequences:
- a CDS encoding MFS transporter, with the protein product MDLTAYRDLWKTQGVMALLASALIARLPVLATMVPLAFLAKDAAGNFGWAGVVAGAYSVGTAFASVIWSRMADRKGARKVVIGTGMAWGVWMAVLALLPYSWYRLLPVAAALAGVFVAPVTSALRANWPRIVHGSRLRAVYSLDATAQELLFVFGPMLGAIMVSFASPRAGLLACAVTAAAAIWWFGLSQQSGVPHDEEAGPRPTAWQLVVHPHRTPILIAWACLVMGFASMSLGMVAVADEHGNRLIAGILETVAAVGSVTGGVINGALPGGRTSSVWRRMLLLAALVAVCIFATSSVVALAIGMFAAGCMIAPTVAALYERIGALTPTSAHTEIFGWAQSGGMVGSAVGSAVAGAVVEAFGVRYAWVLTAGLTVLATLSLLRVPPHRPLDTSAVDGAAVAA
- a CDS encoding dihydrofolate reductase family protein, giving the protein MRNIVGRLCMSEDGIVERPEQWLARPAIGQLMPEDGTVLWGRRTFERYAGSLDGLEHTRNLVVGSRPVVARPGTEMLQGDTRRVLSALKAVPGDDLRVIGSLTLVRSLLRWRLLDEISLLIHPVPAGRGMLLDRRHLQLISMCARDGGVLEANYRVRYAATAAPSTALVSSGRWGGTRSRDRVASTVRPAVRTHA
- a CDS encoding ArsR/SmtB family transcription factor codes for the protein MHAFDILGDPVRRRILELLADGELPAGSIAGTIGAEFGISQPAVSQHLRVLRDNGFATVTVDGTRRLYAVDPEPLREIDSWLDQYRKFWTNRLDALETELHRGRRT
- a CDS encoding aspartate kinase, whose translation is MGRVVHKYGGSSVADADCIKRVAQRIVATKKAGNDVVVVISAMGDTTDELMDLAQQVSPLPPPRELDMLLTSGERISAALLAMAIANLGYEARSFTGSQAGVITTAAHGNARIIDITPGRIEDALGEGHIAIVAGFQGVAQDTKDITTMGRGASDTTAVALAAALEADYCEIYTDVDGIFTADPRIVPAAQQIPKISYEEMLEMAACGAKVLHLRCVEYARRYNVPVHVRSSFSQKEGTWVVDAKELDQMEQAIISGVVQDRGEAKITVVGVPDKPGEAARIFETVAGADTNIDMIVQNVSAVATNRTDISFTLPRADGARAMSALARMKDEVGYEQLLYDDQIGKVSVVGVGMRSHPGVSAKFFSALADAGVNIEMISTSEIRISVVVDENLVDAAVTAAHTAFDLDDEHTSAVVYGGTGR
- a CDS encoding aspartate-semialdehyde dehydrogenase; the encoded protein is MTPVSAVENTIEDRTGLPSLAVVGATGAVGTVMLTLLSTRQNVWGEIRLIASERSAGKRLKVRGEEVEVVAISEQAFDGIDVAMFDVPDEVSAHWAPIAAAKGAVVVDNSGAFRMDPDVPLVVPEVNAEAARNRPKGIISNPNCTTLSMIVAMGALHHRYELEQLVVASYQAASGAGQSGIDTLYDQLAKVAGNRELGSTPGDVRRLVGNDLGPFAAPLALNVVPWAGSLKDDGWSSEELKVRNESRKILGLPDLKVSATCVRVPVVTTHSLSVHARFVQEVDADGAREVLRDAPGVLLFDNPAEGEFPTPADVVGTDPTWVGRIRKSLDDPNALELFVCGDNLRKGAALNTAQIAEVVAKEFIPAQA
- a CDS encoding helix-turn-helix domain-containing protein, which encodes MSTTDTERVGHLKVLGLNDDEIKVYQHLLRTGPSSITELGEAVPDRERSIDATLGGLVQAGLARRSGSDHSRYLPVPPDAGLEAMTLRRESELKQARIEVLNAYDEFRRTVHNESTTHLIEVVTGSAIVERIHQIKSGVQREILAIDSPPYYIGGPNQEEIDQLRRGVSYRVVYSPESVEVPGYLTENILPCVEAGEQARVLPDVPAKLTIIDGAIAFVSMSARDTDVNRSLLIIRPSSLLSALIGMFELCWRNALPLHASVGTEDDRLEPIERRLLALLATGAADDTIARTLGISRRTFFRYLERLMNRTGASTRFQLALHAARENWL